One window of the Pseudofrankia sp. DC12 genome contains the following:
- a CDS encoding TetR/AcrR family transcriptional regulator: MATKTADSGRTRMSADERRASVLTVAVEEFARGGLAGTSTETIAARAGISHPYLFRLFTNKKGLFLAAVREIFARTVTMFEQVAGDQSGEAAFKAMGDAYNELLTDRTYLLLQMQAYAACEDAEVRDVTRRGFRDLWYCVERLSGLPVDEVRDFFAFGMLLNVAAAMDLPALGERWAQNLCPERAE; this comes from the coding sequence ATGGCCACCAAGACAGCCGACTCCGGCAGGACCCGGATGAGCGCCGACGAGCGGCGTGCCTCCGTCCTCACGGTCGCCGTCGAGGAGTTCGCGCGTGGCGGGCTGGCCGGCACGTCCACCGAGACGATCGCGGCCCGCGCCGGGATCTCGCACCCCTACCTGTTCCGCCTGTTCACCAACAAGAAGGGCCTCTTCCTCGCCGCCGTCCGGGAGATCTTCGCCCGCACCGTCACCATGTTCGAGCAGGTCGCCGGCGACCAGTCCGGCGAGGCGGCCTTCAAGGCGATGGGCGACGCCTACAACGAGCTGTTGACTGATCGGACCTACCTGCTGCTGCAGATGCAGGCGTACGCGGCCTGCGAGGACGCGGAGGTCCGGGACGTCACCCGGCGCGGGTTCCGCGACCTGTGGTACTGCGTCGAACGTCTCTCCGGCCTGCCCGTGGACGAGGTCCGCGACTTCTTCGCCTTCGGCATGCTGCTCAACGTGGCCGCCGCGATGGACCTGCCTGCCCTCGGCGAGCGCTGGGCCCAGAACCTCTGCCCGGAACGGGCCGAGTAG
- a CDS encoding DHA2 family efflux MFS transporter permease subunit: MTTPRARTVWTFVITSLAAFMVSLDNLVVTFALPQIRADLGSGLEGLEWTVNAYTLPFAVLLLIGAALGDRLGRRRIFTLGLTVFTAGSAAAALAPSIGVLIAARAVQGAGAALVLPLTLTILSAAVPPQRRGAALGVWGAVSGLAVALGPLIGGAITDGAAWQWIFWLNVPIGIVTIPIALRRLTETRGPSTKLDLPGVAIGATGLFGVTLGLVRGEGHGWTSAPVLASLILGSLAVAAFVAWELRLEARGGQPMLPMSLFRNRGFAAVNVATVLFSVGMFGAIFLLAQALQNVFGYSPLEAGLRTLPWTAMPLLIAPIAGPLSDRTGGRPLLVTGLLLQAAGLAWIAATMTTGMSYGQLVPAFTLAGLGMSLFIVPIATVALGSVRSDQQGLASGANNAVRELGGVLGIAVLSSVFANQGGYGDAQHFINGITPALWVGVAALVAGALAGLVIPGRPAVAPSPVADDATTARPNLEPVTI; encoded by the coding sequence ATGACCACCCCACGGGCTCGGACCGTCTGGACCTTCGTCATCACCTCGCTGGCCGCGTTCATGGTGTCGCTGGACAACCTGGTGGTCACCTTCGCGCTGCCCCAGATCAGGGCCGACCTCGGCTCAGGCCTCGAGGGCCTGGAGTGGACGGTCAACGCCTACACGCTGCCGTTCGCGGTCCTGCTGCTGATCGGCGCGGCCCTCGGTGACCGGCTCGGCCGTCGGCGGATCTTCACCCTCGGGCTGACGGTCTTCACCGCGGGCAGCGCGGCCGCCGCCCTCGCCCCGTCCATCGGCGTCCTCATCGCGGCCCGGGCCGTGCAGGGTGCCGGCGCGGCGTTGGTCCTGCCGCTCACCCTGACGATCCTGTCCGCGGCGGTCCCGCCGCAACGGCGCGGTGCCGCCCTCGGCGTGTGGGGCGCGGTCTCCGGTCTCGCGGTCGCCCTCGGCCCGCTCATCGGCGGGGCCATCACCGACGGCGCGGCCTGGCAGTGGATCTTCTGGCTGAACGTCCCGATCGGGATCGTCACCATTCCGATCGCGCTGCGCCGGCTCACCGAGACCCGCGGCCCCTCCACCAAGCTCGACCTGCCCGGCGTCGCGATCGGCGCGACCGGCCTGTTCGGCGTCACCCTCGGCCTGGTGCGCGGCGAGGGGCACGGCTGGACCAGCGCGCCCGTCCTGGCCAGCCTGATCCTCGGCAGCCTCGCCGTCGCAGCGTTCGTCGCCTGGGAGCTTCGCCTCGAAGCTCGCGGCGGCCAGCCGATGCTCCCGATGAGCCTGTTCCGCAACCGCGGGTTCGCCGCAGTCAACGTCGCCACGGTCCTGTTCTCCGTCGGCATGTTCGGCGCGATCTTCCTGCTCGCCCAGGCGCTGCAGAACGTCTTCGGCTACTCCCCGCTGGAGGCCGGCCTGCGCACCCTGCCCTGGACAGCGATGCCGCTGCTGATCGCCCCGATCGCCGGGCCGCTGTCCGACCGGACCGGCGGGCGCCCGCTGCTGGTCACCGGCCTGTTGCTGCAGGCGGCCGGCCTGGCCTGGATCGCCGCCACGATGACCACCGGGATGAGCTACGGCCAGCTGGTTCCGGCCTTCACCCTGGCCGGGCTGGGCATGTCGCTGTTCATCGTCCCCATCGCCACCGTCGCCCTCGGCTCCGTCCGATCCGACCAGCAGGGCCTGGCCTCCGGCGCCAACAACGCCGTCCGCGAGCTCGGCGGCGTCCTCGGCATCGCCGTCCTGTCCTCGGTCTTCGCCAACCAGGGCGGGTACGGCGACGCGCAGCACTTCATCAACGGCATCACCCCCGCCCTCTGGGTCGGCGTCGCGGCGCTGGTCGCCGGCGCCCTGGCCGGGCTCGTCATCCCCGGCCGGCCGGCCGTCGCCCCCTCCCCGGTGGCGGACGATGCGACGACCGCGCGACCGAACCTGGAACCCGTCACGATCTGA
- a CDS encoding serine/threonine-protein kinase, with product MSDVPAGVEPLDDFDPHQLGPYTLLGRLGHGGMGTVYLGRRAAGGNAAAGPSTGTSGAADAATVGPLVAIKVIRPELATVAEFRERFAREARAAQSVHNAYTAALLDVNITGSRPYLVTEYVDGPTLSDRIRANGPLPAAQLEWLAGAVADALRAIHAAGVIHRDLKPSNILLSPFGARVIDFGIARALDTTTMATQSAIGTPAFMAPEQVLNQGVTPAVDIHAWGAVLVFAATGSAPFAGDTIPTVMRRVLEETPDLSRIPGTLRPLAARALAKEPAARPTAAQLGDAVRQIHTPPSTPASGLSSEDADGPATRPQGPMTGPPPFRRPVSTTSDPSSTPLSRSATNAPAPADSGFSEASTRRADPGPAGKAVPADGPGQEPGIQPGPRRRRRTVLLAAGAAVVVLAATVTAFALNGGLGGGPSTPSATAAVTASASADFRALGEPLTDAKGEVWGVAVTPNGKTLAAASQNGTMALWDISRPAQPRALPALSTGDTTGMMAVAFAPGGLTLASASRNGTVQLWDVSVPSAARRLGVPLVDAGGGPAWSVGFSPVGNLLASGDHSGTVRLWNVSNLKAPSMVGQPFHFDGGEVWFVAFSPDGSILATAGQDGSVGLWDVSNPQSQPQQLGVLPVQSGNGVKAVESLAFTPDGRTLITGSIDHAVRLWDISVPSVPRLLAALSQPNQVWAVALAFDGHTLATAGADRTIRLWDVSVPSAPRPVGNTLSGHTDTITKLAFGPDGRMLVSGSRDNTVRLWTSS from the coding sequence GTGAGCGACGTCCCAGCGGGCGTGGAACCACTGGACGACTTCGACCCACACCAGCTTGGCCCGTATACGTTGCTGGGCCGGCTCGGGCACGGCGGCATGGGAACCGTCTATCTCGGTCGCCGGGCCGCCGGCGGAAATGCTGCCGCGGGCCCCAGCACTGGCACGAGCGGTGCCGCGGACGCAGCCACAGTAGGGCCGCTGGTGGCCATCAAGGTGATCCGGCCGGAGCTGGCGACCGTCGCGGAGTTCCGGGAGCGTTTCGCCCGCGAGGCGCGGGCCGCCCAGAGCGTCCACAACGCCTACACGGCCGCGCTCCTGGACGTGAACATCACGGGGTCTCGCCCGTATCTCGTCACCGAGTACGTCGACGGCCCGACGCTCTCCGACCGGATCCGTGCGAACGGCCCGCTGCCGGCGGCCCAGCTGGAGTGGCTCGCCGGCGCGGTCGCCGACGCGCTGCGCGCGATCCACGCCGCCGGCGTCATTCACCGCGACCTGAAGCCCAGCAACATCCTGCTTTCCCCGTTCGGCGCCCGTGTGATCGACTTCGGGATTGCCCGCGCGCTCGACACGACCACGATGGCCACCCAGAGCGCGATCGGCACCCCGGCCTTCATGGCCCCGGAACAGGTCCTCAACCAGGGCGTGACGCCCGCCGTCGACATTCACGCCTGGGGTGCCGTTCTGGTCTTCGCCGCGACCGGCAGTGCCCCGTTCGCCGGCGACACGATTCCCACGGTCATGCGCCGCGTCCTGGAGGAGACCCCCGACCTCAGCAGGATTCCCGGCACCCTGCGGCCGCTCGCCGCCCGCGCGCTGGCCAAGGAACCGGCCGCCCGCCCCACCGCGGCGCAGCTGGGTGACGCCGTCAGACAGATCCACACGCCGCCTTCGACCCCGGCGTCGGGCCTGTCTTCCGAGGACGCGGACGGCCCGGCCACCCGCCCTCAGGGGCCGATGACCGGGCCACCGCCGTTCCGGCGGCCGGTCAGCACAACCTCGGACCCGTCCTCGACGCCGTTGTCGCGCTCGGCGACGAACGCCCCGGCGCCTGCGGACTCCGGCTTCTCGGAGGCGAGCACCCGTCGAGCTGACCCGGGACCCGCCGGCAAGGCGGTCCCGGCGGACGGCCCCGGCCAGGAGCCGGGCATCCAGCCTGGTCCGCGCCGTCGGCGGCGAACCGTCCTGCTCGCGGCCGGGGCGGCGGTAGTCGTCCTCGCCGCGACCGTCACCGCCTTCGCCCTCAACGGCGGGCTAGGCGGCGGACCATCGACGCCATCGGCCACGGCTGCGGTAACCGCGTCGGCGAGCGCTGACTTCCGGGCGCTGGGCGAACCGCTGACCGACGCGAAGGGCGAGGTGTGGGGCGTCGCCGTCACGCCCAATGGGAAAACCCTCGCCGCCGCCAGCCAGAACGGCACGATGGCGCTGTGGGACATCTCCCGTCCCGCGCAGCCGCGTGCGCTTCCGGCGCTGAGCACCGGCGACACGACGGGGATGATGGCGGTGGCCTTCGCGCCGGGCGGGCTCACCCTCGCCAGCGCGAGCAGGAACGGCACGGTGCAGCTCTGGGACGTCTCGGTTCCTTCGGCGGCGCGGCGGCTGGGCGTACCGCTCGTCGATGCGGGCGGTGGACCAGCGTGGTCGGTGGGCTTCTCGCCAGTAGGCAACCTTCTCGCCAGCGGCGACCACAGCGGCACGGTGCGGCTGTGGAACGTGTCCAACCTGAAGGCACCGAGCATGGTGGGCCAGCCGTTCCACTTCGACGGCGGTGAGGTGTGGTTCGTGGCGTTCTCGCCCGATGGATCGATACTCGCCACCGCCGGCCAGGACGGCTCGGTGGGGCTCTGGGACGTCTCCAACCCGCAGTCGCAACCACAGCAGCTTGGCGTCCTGCCCGTCCAGTCGGGAAACGGAGTCAAGGCTGTGGAGTCGCTGGCCTTCACCCCGGACGGGCGCACCCTCATCACCGGCAGCATTGACCATGCCGTCCGGCTGTGGGACATCTCGGTCCCGTCGGTTCCGCGGCTGCTCGCCGCCCTGAGCCAGCCCAACCAGGTGTGGGCGGTCGCGCTCGCCTTTGACGGCCACACCCTGGCCACCGCCGGCGCGGACCGGACGATCCGGCTGTGGGACGTCTCCGTCCCGTCGGCACCGCGCCCGGTCGGGAACACACTGTCCGGCCACACCGACACGATCACCAAGCTGGCGTTCGGCCCTGACGGACGCATGCTCGTCAGTGGAAGCCGGGACAACACGGTCCGCCTCTGGACGTCGAGCTAG
- a CDS encoding Fic family protein, whose protein sequence is MDDDPYVWPGTDCLQNLLGIRDREEFHTAEHEIVRARRLQLDMAFLPGDYDTEHLRGFHRYLFQDVYEWAGQFRQGDISKDGQPFTPAGELTERLDRLFDRVAARKLFVGMEWEQFIGGFAMLYGDLNGIHPFREGNGRTQRAFLRQLAAHAGWTVDWSSLGRFANARACERYLKTGKPHALIKLLAPIIKKRPRS, encoded by the coding sequence GTGGATGACGACCCGTACGTCTGGCCCGGCACGGACTGCCTGCAGAACCTGCTCGGAATCCGAGACCGCGAAGAGTTCCACACGGCCGAGCACGAGATCGTCCGTGCCCGCAGGCTCCAGCTCGACATGGCATTCCTGCCCGGCGACTACGACACGGAGCACCTGCGCGGCTTCCATCGCTACCTGTTCCAGGACGTCTACGAGTGGGCCGGTCAGTTCCGGCAAGGCGACATCTCCAAGGACGGCCAGCCGTTCACCCCCGCCGGGGAGCTCACCGAACGGCTGGACCGCCTCTTCGACCGGGTCGCGGCCCGCAAGCTCTTCGTCGGAATGGAATGGGAGCAGTTCATCGGCGGGTTCGCCATGCTCTACGGCGACCTGAACGGCATCCACCCGTTCCGCGAGGGCAACGGTCGGACCCAACGCGCGTTCCTGCGCCAGCTGGCCGCGCACGCCGGCTGGACGGTCGACTGGAGCTCGCTCGGCCGCTTCGCGAACGCCCGCGCCTGCGAGCGCTACCTGAAGACGGGCAAGCCCCACGCCCTGATCAAGCTCCTCGCCCCCATCATCAAGAAGCGCCCCAGAAGCTAG
- a CDS encoding ArsR family transcriptional regulator, giving the protein MTGGPGPAGPGGRSGPSGDGQRVGAARDAAADRSRRHGALAVASRLDLLRLLRAAPGPLDARELALESGLAVSTVRFHLDRLAAAGLVVSGPRARSTPGRPRVTYAPTSPGDERGGYEHLAAMLAANLADSAGEKAARAERAGRAWADECYSARSPDGHLIVGNARGPAGHQTRALGDVMREVMALFTEVGFDPELAGEPGAKRVLLHACPFLGVAKAHPEVVCTLHLGLLRGALEHLAAPPLDTRLVPFAEPGLCVAHLTTRATAARGASRA; this is encoded by the coding sequence ATGACCGGCGGTCCCGGTCCGGCCGGCCCCGGCGGGCGCAGCGGGCCGAGCGGGGACGGGCAGCGCGTCGGCGCGGCCCGCGACGCGGCGGCTGACCGGAGCCGCCGGCACGGCGCGCTGGCGGTGGCCAGCCGCCTGGACCTGTTGCGCCTGTTGCGCGCGGCCCCGGGTCCGCTCGACGCCCGCGAGCTCGCCCTGGAAAGTGGCCTGGCCGTGTCGACAGTCCGTTTCCACCTGGACCGGCTGGCCGCCGCAGGTCTCGTCGTGTCCGGGCCGCGGGCGCGTTCGACACCTGGTCGCCCGCGGGTCACCTACGCGCCCACCAGTCCCGGCGACGAGCGAGGCGGCTACGAGCACCTTGCCGCGATGCTCGCGGCGAATCTGGCGGACAGCGCCGGCGAGAAGGCCGCGCGGGCGGAGCGGGCCGGCCGTGCCTGGGCCGACGAGTGCTACTCGGCGCGGTCACCCGACGGCCACCTGATCGTTGGAAACGCTCGGGGGCCGGCGGGCCATCAGACCAGGGCGCTCGGCGACGTCATGCGGGAGGTCATGGCGTTGTTCACCGAGGTGGGCTTCGATCCGGAACTCGCCGGCGAACCCGGCGCAAAGCGCGTCCTGCTGCATGCCTGTCCGTTCCTCGGCGTCGCCAAGGCACATCCCGAGGTGGTCTGCACCCTGCACCTCGGGCTCCTTCGCGGAGCGCTGGAGCACCTCGCCGCACCGCCTCTCGACACCCGCCTCGTGCCCTTCGCCGAGCCCGGCCTGTGCGTGGCGCACCTGACCACCCGGGCGACGGCGGCTCGCGGGGCATCGCGTGCGTGA
- the fdxA gene encoding ferredoxin has product MTYVIAEPCIDVLDRACIEECPVDCIYEGGRALYIQPDECVDCGACEPVCPVEAIAYEDDVPEARQPFIADNVRFFAEPLPGRATALGSPGGAGKVGVVGVDTLLVAGHPSRA; this is encoded by the coding sequence GTGACATACGTGATCGCCGAGCCGTGCATCGACGTCCTGGACCGGGCGTGTATCGAGGAGTGCCCTGTCGACTGCATCTACGAGGGTGGCCGGGCGCTGTACATCCAGCCCGATGAGTGCGTCGACTGTGGGGCGTGCGAACCGGTGTGTCCGGTCGAGGCGATCGCCTACGAGGACGATGTCCCCGAGGCGCGCCAGCCGTTCATCGCCGACAACGTTCGGTTCTTCGCCGAGCCGTTGCCTGGCCGGGCCACCGCACTGGGCTCGCCTGGTGGAGCGGGCAAGGTCGGCGTGGTCGGCGTCGACACCCTCCTGGTCGCCGGTCATCCGTCCCGGGCATGA
- a CDS encoding heavy metal translocating P-type ATPase has product MSSTLTCPASAPGAVDGAVVPRRRGRIVALPEARWAGAALVLFLVGLPPYLLGAPAWAWAPPFAVTYAAGGWEPGIAGLRALTHKILDVDLLMIVAALGAAAIGQVLDGALLIVIFATSGALEAIATARTADSVRGLLDLAPATATRVADDGIEEAVPAGWLRVGDTILVRPGERVGADGRVLDGASEVDQATITGEPLPVTKEPGDEVFAGTLNGAGALRVKVERDPSDSVIARIVAMVQAASETKAPTQLFVEKVEQRYSLGLVAATVALFALPLLFGAPLRPTLLRAMTFMIVASPCAVVLATMPPLLSAIANAGRHGVLVKSAVVMERLAQVDQVAIDKTGTLTEGTPRVTDIWPLAAAGLDERELLRITAAAEHPSEHPLARAIVDAARVRNLPVPPVSEFRSAPGTGVTATIEDRVVAVGSPARLLDGRDDHPAAAVAAHLESDGRTAVLVEIDGTPVGLIGIADRLRADAAVSVATLTALTGNAPVLVTGDNPRAAARLADEAGITDVRAGLLPQDKVTAITGLQQAGHRVLVVGDGVNDAPALAAAHTGIAMGRTGSGLALETADAVVVRDELATIPTVLALARRARRLVVQNLLIAAMFITGLVIWDLSGSLPLPIGVAGHEGSTVIVGLNGLRLLADAAWRRARTGSADEPPRKGQIAVPRHREDAATRSRRRGGTTTKSPTRPAHPAR; this is encoded by the coding sequence ATGTCTTCCACCCTCACATGTCCTGCTTCAGCCCCCGGCGCCGTTGACGGCGCGGTGGTGCCGCGGCGCCGCGGAAGGATCGTGGCGCTGCCCGAGGCTCGCTGGGCGGGCGCGGCGCTGGTGCTGTTCCTGGTTGGGTTGCCGCCGTATCTGCTAGGTGCTCCGGCGTGGGCGTGGGCGCCGCCGTTCGCCGTCACCTACGCCGCCGGTGGCTGGGAACCGGGCATAGCGGGCCTCAGGGCGCTCACCCACAAGATTCTGGACGTGGACCTGCTCATGATCGTCGCGGCGCTCGGCGCCGCGGCGATCGGACAGGTGCTGGACGGAGCACTGCTGATCGTCATCTTCGCCACGTCCGGCGCGCTGGAGGCGATCGCGACCGCACGCACCGCGGACTCGGTGCGCGGGCTGCTGGACCTGGCCCCGGCCACCGCTACCCGCGTGGCCGATGACGGGATCGAGGAAGCGGTGCCTGCCGGGTGGCTGCGGGTGGGCGACACCATCCTGGTACGCCCCGGGGAACGCGTCGGCGCCGACGGCCGCGTGCTGGACGGGGCGAGCGAGGTCGACCAGGCCACCATCACCGGTGAACCGCTGCCGGTGACGAAGGAGCCAGGGGACGAGGTGTTCGCCGGCACTCTGAACGGCGCTGGGGCGCTGCGAGTGAAGGTCGAACGGGACCCGTCCGACTCGGTGATCGCCCGGATCGTGGCGATGGTGCAGGCGGCATCCGAGACGAAAGCCCCGACCCAGCTCTTCGTCGAGAAGGTCGAACAGCGCTACAGCCTCGGCCTGGTCGCCGCCACGGTGGCGCTGTTCGCCCTGCCCCTGCTGTTCGGCGCTCCTCTGCGGCCGACCTTGCTGCGGGCGATGACCTTCATGATCGTGGCTTCGCCGTGCGCGGTGGTGCTGGCGACCATGCCGCCCCTGCTGTCCGCGATCGCCAACGCCGGCCGCCACGGCGTTCTGGTCAAGTCCGCCGTCGTCATGGAACGCCTCGCGCAGGTCGACCAGGTCGCCATCGACAAGACCGGGACCCTGACCGAGGGCACCCCACGGGTGACGGACATCTGGCCGCTGGCCGCCGCTGGCCTCGATGAGCGGGAGCTGCTGCGGATCACGGCAGCGGCCGAGCATCCCAGCGAGCACCCCCTCGCCCGTGCCATCGTGGACGCCGCAAGGGTCCGCAACCTTCCCGTGCCGCCGGTATCCGAGTTCCGCTCGGCCCCTGGCACCGGCGTGACCGCCACCATCGAGGACAGAGTGGTCGCGGTGGGCAGCCCCGCCCGGCTGCTGGACGGCCGCGACGACCACCCGGCCGCCGCCGTGGCCGCCCACCTCGAAAGCGACGGCCGCACCGCCGTCCTGGTCGAGATCGACGGCACCCCGGTCGGGCTGATCGGGATCGCCGACCGGCTGCGCGCGGACGCCGCCGTCAGCGTGGCCACGCTGACCGCGCTCACCGGCAACGCGCCCGTGCTGGTCACCGGCGACAACCCGCGCGCGGCAGCCCGCCTCGCCGACGAGGCCGGCATCACCGACGTCCGCGCGGGGCTCCTGCCTCAGGACAAGGTCACCGCCATCACCGGGCTCCAGCAGGCCGGACACAGGGTGCTCGTAGTCGGCGACGGCGTCAACGACGCCCCTGCCCTCGCCGCAGCCCACACCGGCATCGCCATGGGCCGCACCGGCTCCGGCCTCGCCCTGGAAACCGCCGACGCCGTCGTCGTCCGCGACGAACTGGCCACCATCCCAACCGTCCTGGCGCTCGCCCGGCGGGCCCGCCGCCTGGTGGTGCAGAACCTGCTGATCGCCGCCATGTTCATCACCGGACTCGTGATCTGGGACCTGAGTGGCTCCCTGCCGCTGCCGATAGGTGTCGCCGGGCACGAAGGCTCCACCGTCATCGTCGGCCTCAACGGGCTACGCCTGCTCGCGGACGCCGCCTGGCGGCGCGCCCGTACCGGGTCGGCCGATGAGCCACCGAGGAAGGGCCAGATCGCCGTCCCGCGTCACCGGGAGGATGCTGCGACCCGCAGCCGCCGTCGCGGCGGGACAACAACGAAGAGCCCGACCCGACCTGCACACCCGGCGCGCTGA
- a CDS encoding metalloregulator ArsR/SmtB family transcription factor, producing MGHGAAPPGDPVPRARLTADGAAQVATTLQALAAPSRLLILARLREGPLPATELASEAGLEQSACSHQLRLLRNLGLVVATRKGRSIVYSLYDNHVAELLDQALYHVEHLRLGRSDTTFSLGEPEQQDETVPTA from the coding sequence ATGGGTCATGGAGCCGCGCCCCCCGGTGACCCTGTTCCGCGCGCTCGTCTCACCGCGGACGGCGCCGCGCAGGTGGCCACGACGCTGCAGGCGCTGGCGGCGCCGTCGCGGCTCCTGATCCTGGCCCGCCTGCGAGAGGGCCCGCTGCCGGCGACCGAGCTGGCCTCGGAGGCCGGCCTGGAGCAGTCCGCCTGCTCTCACCAGCTGCGCCTGCTACGCAATCTCGGCCTGGTCGTCGCCACCCGTAAGGGCCGCTCGATCGTGTACTCCCTCTACGACAACCACGTCGCCGAGCTCCTCGACCAGGCCCTGTACCACGTAGAGCACCTCCGCCTCGGCCGGAGCGACACCACATTCAGCCTCGGCGAGCCGGAACAGCAGGACGAGACCGTCCCGACAGCCTGA
- a CDS encoding protein kinase yields MGTAHPDGPDVVTPDETPFSSAPSVSATPHPVRPGGARALSPGDPTWVGPYRVEGLLGRGGMGSVYLASSPTGQLVAVKRVRAEHATDPSFRRLFEREARLAQRVARFCTAEVLDFGDDDGHPYLVTEFVDGPTLHEEIHRRGPLEPARLERLAVAVATALGAIHRAGAVHRDLKPVNVLLSPDGPLVIDFGIAQALDSTTHLTRDASGTPAFMAPEQARGDRVGPAADVFAWGGVVTFAATGRSPFGTGRPEVLLYRVVHERPDLTGVPGPMRGLVAAAMDPDPARRPSTEQLLARMLTATPGAAFLGGRDAADEIPAPSAGAMPAGAMPPTAAGMAPPMPLAAPAGRRPGVTPLDSASVTPMTTPADPRQLTVPPKPTGPRPAGYRAAGPAPRRTGRVSRRQAGVAAVVALAVVALAITAPLVSRHGSAPAASTQPRRGPTTALATVPAAATTPTLTPAAATSASTATTALATVPAAATRPAAAPVAATSASTPAGNPGPVGPNLVSDGAFTDATLNAWNHQVWNTAVVSSGRNGGKAAQMTGQPTAGISQIVTGLKPGTRYELTGWISSNTGNYSTYVGVKAYDEEAKGVSRAINSTTWSEVTMTFTPGPGYTTAEVFCWQAVAGTGYCTDVGLHTLS; encoded by the coding sequence GTGGGAACAGCACATCCGGATGGCCCGGACGTGGTGACGCCCGACGAAACCCCCTTCTCGTCCGCGCCCAGCGTCAGCGCGACGCCCCATCCGGTTCGCCCGGGAGGAGCGAGGGCGCTGAGCCCCGGCGACCCGACCTGGGTGGGTCCCTACCGTGTCGAGGGGCTGCTGGGCCGGGGCGGGATGGGCAGCGTCTACCTGGCCAGCTCTCCCACCGGCCAACTGGTCGCCGTCAAACGAGTCCGCGCCGAGCACGCCACCGACCCCAGCTTCCGGCGGCTGTTCGAGCGCGAGGCGCGACTCGCGCAGCGGGTGGCTCGGTTCTGCACCGCCGAGGTCCTCGACTTCGGCGACGACGACGGCCACCCGTACCTGGTCACGGAGTTCGTCGACGGCCCGACGCTGCACGAGGAGATCCACCGCCGGGGCCCGCTCGAGCCGGCCCGCCTTGAGCGGCTCGCGGTCGCGGTCGCGACCGCGCTGGGCGCGATTCACCGTGCCGGGGCGGTGCATCGCGACCTCAAGCCAGTCAACGTGCTGCTGTCGCCCGACGGTCCGCTGGTCATCGACTTCGGCATCGCGCAGGCGTTGGACTCCACCACCCACCTCACCCGCGACGCCTCCGGCACGCCGGCCTTCATGGCGCCCGAGCAGGCACGCGGTGACCGGGTCGGCCCAGCGGCCGACGTGTTCGCCTGGGGCGGCGTGGTCACGTTCGCAGCCACTGGCCGTTCTCCCTTCGGCACCGGCCGCCCCGAGGTCCTCCTTTACCGGGTTGTCCACGAACGACCGGACCTCACCGGCGTCCCCGGTCCGATGCGCGGACTCGTCGCCGCCGCGATGGACCCCGACCCGGCCCGCCGCCCGAGCACCGAGCAGCTGCTCGCCCGCATGCTGACGGCCACGCCCGGCGCCGCGTTCCTGGGCGGGCGCGACGCGGCGGATGAGATACCCGCTCCGTCGGCGGGCGCCATGCCGGCGGGTGCCATGCCGCCAACAGCCGCCGGGATGGCGCCGCCGATGCCGCTCGCGGCCCCGGCCGGGCGACGACCCGGTGTCACGCCGCTGGACTCGGCATCGGTCACGCCGATGACAACACCGGCCGACCCGCGCCAGCTCACCGTCCCACCCAAGCCCACGGGACCGCGGCCGGCGGGTTACCGCGCCGCGGGCCCGGCGCCTCGGCGCACCGGTCGTGTGTCCCGCCGCCAGGCGGGCGTGGCGGCCGTCGTCGCGCTCGCCGTCGTCGCGCTCGCCATCACCGCCCCGCTCGTGTCCCGCCACGGTTCAGCGCCTGCCGCCAGCACCCAACCACGACGCGGCCCGACGACGGCCCTGGCAACGGTCCCGGCGGCGGCGACCACACCGACGCTCACCCCGGCAGCGGCTACCTCGGCGAGCACCGCGACGACGGCGCTGGCAACGGTCCCGGCGGCGGCGACCAGACCGGCGGCCGCACCGGTTGCGGCTACCTCGGCGAGCACCCCGGCAGGTAATCCGGGACCCGTTGGACCCAACCTTGTCTCCGACGGCGCCTTCACCGACGCGACCCTCAACGCGTGGAACCACCAGGTGTGGAACACGGCCGTCGTCAGCTCGGGACGAAACGGCGGGAAGGCCGCACAGATGACCGGTCAGCCGACGGCCGGAATCTCCCAGATCGTCACAGGGCTCAAGCCTGGGACACGGTACGAGCTCACCGGCTGGATCAGCTCAAACACCGGCAACTACAGCACCTACGTCGGGGTGAAGGCCTACGACGAGGAGGCCAAGGGCGTCTCGCGGGCGATCAACTCCACCACCTGGTCCGAGGTAACGATGACCTTCACCCCAGGTCCGGGGTACACGACGGCCGAGGTCTTCTGCTGGCAGGCCGTCGCGGGGACTGGCTACTGTACCGACGTCGGTCTCCACACCCTGAGCTGA